In Desulfoferula mesophila, the genomic window CTTGCTTCCCAGGAATTGGCCGTAGTTGAGCTTGTGCTCCGAGGGGGCCAACAGGATGGCCATAAGGCGGCCTTCGAAGCGCACCCGCTTATCGTCCAGCAGGGCGTCTACCTGGGCCGTCTTCATGCCCTGGCTGATCATCTCCGCCCTGAGCGGCGCGAAGACCTTTTGGTCCTGGGCCAGGGCGGGGGCCACGCCCGGATAAAACATGAAAAGAAAAACCAGGAGCAGGCCGAGGGCCGGTACTTTCCCGGCCGGGTGGCATCTGTTAGTCTTGAATCTCGCCATGAACAAAGGTGCTTTCCCTGGCAAAGGTTGTAGCGTGGACCGTTGGAATACCTTTTCCGGCTCGGATGGCCGGGAGCATGTGATAACCGACTCTCCCATGCGTCTGCGCTGGGGACCCTGGCGCACCGGCCGCATCATCCAGGTGCACGTGGGCTCGGCCGCGGGCTATGAAGAATACCGCGAAGAGTGCCTGCAAAACGGCCAGGATCCCTCCGGCCGCATGCCCCCCCATTTCTCCCTGGACGGAGGCCTGCAAGACACCGCCTTGGGCCTGTTGCGCCACCGGGACGACGCCGCTTCCCAGGAAGAGGTGCTCTACCTGGCCTGCCTCTTGGAGGCTCTGGTCAGCGCACCCTCGGCCATCCTGCGCACCGACCTGATACGCCGCGTGTACCAGGAGGTGAACCAACGCTCCCAAAGCCTGGGCTTTCGTTGGCGGGGCGGCGAGGGCCACTTCATTCCCCCGGTGAACCAGGACGCCGGCGATCCCCACCAGTTCGCCCGCCTGGTGGCCCCCCTGAGCAACTTGCAGGAGTTTTACGCCGCTCTGCGCGATTACGCCTCCCAACGGTATCGCATCCTGTCCAAGGAATACGTTATCTATTATCCCGCCCGCCAGCGCGCGACGCTCAGCTAGAAATTACGCCACAAGGGCCGGCGCCAAAGCAAGGGATCGCGGCGCGGGTCTTCCGGGGTGCCCAAAAGCCAGGCCCTGGCTCCCTGGGCGATCTCTCCCAACTCTCCGGCCAGCCCCATGACCCGGGCCGCTCGCCGGGTGGAGGCCAGGAATACCGTGTCCGGGCTCACCCCGGCATCCAGCCAGGAGGTCATCTCCTGAAACAGCGCCTCGCCGTGGGGCAGGTTGTAGGAACCGGCGTCGCTGCCCATAACCAGGTTCACCCCCAGCTCCTCGCCCAGCTTTATCTGGGCCGCCTGGCGATCGACTATCTCGGCCAGGGCCGCCAAGGTCGCCGCGTCGTGCCGGCCCTGAGGATCGTCCAGATGGGCCTGGATGGGCGCCAGGGTGGGGCTCCACCACACCCCCTTGCGAGCCATGGTTTCCAGGGTGTCGCGGCCCAGGAAAAAGCCGTGCTCAATTCCGTCGGCTCCCTGGTCCAGGGCCTGGCGCACCGCCGTTTCCCCGCTGGCGTGCACCGAAACCGGCAGGCCGGCGGCGTGAGCCTCACCCACCGCGGCGGCTATTTCCTCGTCGGTGAGCGCCTGGGGATGGCACACCTGGCCGGGGTGCTGGAAATCCAGCAGGCCCGTGGCGAACAGCTTGATTACCGCCGCGCCCCGCCCTATTTGCTCCCGGGCGGCCAGGGCAAAGGCCTGGGGCCCGCTCAGCCGGGCGGCGATCCAATAGGCCGCCTCGCCCTCGGCCCCCAGGCCCACGCAGGCGTTGCGCAACAGGGGCGGCCCGCCGTCGTCGTGGGGCGTGGCGCGATGGGGCTTGTGGCCCAGGTCGCGCACCGCAGCTACGCCGGCTTGGCGCCAGGCCTCCATGGCCTCCTCGGGTCCGGGCCCCAGGTACAGGTGCACGTGGGCGTCCAGGGGAGCGGGCGACAGCCACAGCTCCGGCAACTCGACCCGCTCCGCTCCCTGCTCCAGGGCCTCCTGGCCCAGGGCCGCCACCCTGCCCTCGCGGACCAGCACCGCGGGGGGGCCTTGATAGGACTCCGCCCCGGCCAGCCCCTTGGCCAGCAGGCAAAGCCCGTCATCTATGCGGGCCAAGGCTTAAACGGCCAGCTTGTTCACCAACTCGGCGAACTGGGCCCCATAGGCGGCGCATTCATCCATGACCCGCTGGTCCGGCTCTCCGATGGCCAGGGGACCGAAGTGGCCGCCCTTGCGCAGGCCCTGCACCACCATGCCGTGGATCAAAAGGCCGTGCAGCATGGACAGGATGGTCAGCTCGCCGCCGCCGCCGATGCCCCCGGTGGAGGCGAAGGCGCCGGCCGCCTTGCCCACCAGCTCGCCCTTGCCGAACAGGGGGATGGACTCATCGATAAAGGTTTTCATGGGGTTGGCCATGGAGCCGAAATAGCAGGGTGCGCCCAGGAGCACGCCGTCGGCCCGGCGCAGGTCTTCCAGGTTGGCCTCGGCCACTTTCTTTAGCGACACCTCGCAGCCGCCTTGCTCGATGCTGGCCGCCAGGGCCTCGGCCATCTTGCGGGTGTTGCCTCCGTGGGAAAAATAAACGATCAATACCTTGGGCATGACTGTCCCCTTTATGTTAACCAACGCCGGGCGCCTCAGGCGGGATGGTCGCCCTCGGCCCGCCAGGCGGGATGACAAACGCACAGGAACACCAGGTCGTCCAAGCCGGTGTTCTCGATCCATTGCCGCGAACCGGGCGGCAGGTATACGCACGACTCGGGCCCTACCTCCTGGGCCTGTCCGTCCTGGTGCAGCACTCCCCTGCCCCGCAGTACATAGTATATCTCCAAAAACTCCAGGCGGTGCGGTGTGGTGGATTGGCCTGGAGGCAGGCAGGCCCGGGCCAGGCTGATTTCACCGGCCATGGGGTCATTGCTTGGATGTAAGACCTCGGCCAGCAGACAACCGTCCTGGGCCGTGAAGAATCCCAATTGATCGGCCTTTTTGTGCAGCACCCCGAAACCCCGGTTTTAGAAAATCAATTTTCCGTCAAAAGAATTCGATTCGGGCCGCCCGGCAAGGATGGGTTATCGTCATGCGTCGGTTTGTAGAGCATGCCGTTCTCCACCACCTGAACTTGAGCGTCCACCATGCCTCCGGCCTCTATGGACAGCGAACGGCAACTCAGGCTGCCCTGAATCCAGCCACCGTTTTTCACCACCACCCGGTGGGCCACCACGCAGCCCTGCACCCCGCCCTCCACCACCAGGGTGTCTTGGGCATATACATTCCCGCGCACAACGGTACCGGCGGCCAATATGGTCAGTTGGTTGGCAGGCAAATATCGGCTCCGCGGCTATTTTTTTTGTTTCAGCGACTCGGGCGTCTCGCGCACCAAGAGAGCCAACTCTCCTTGTTCGTTGAATATCAAGAATTCCACGGCCTCGACCTTTTTGTCCACCAGGACAAAGCGGGCCCGAAACCGTTTTTCTTTTTGCACTGAGAAATGGGCGCCTTTTTTGGGATTCTCCGGCCGGCCTAAGGGGGTGAGCCTGGCGGGCGGCCAGGACTCCACCCAGGGGTCGCCTTTGCGGTCGCTGCGCAGCAGCACGGTGGCGTAGCCGTTGGCCGTCTGCTTGCCGCCCAGCTTGTTGTCTATTTCAAAGTAGACCAACAGATCGCGCCCCGACCTTTTGAGACTGACCTTGCTCACGTCCACCCAGTCCGAACTGGTGGGCCAGGGTTCCACCGCTTCGGCTTCCTGCGGGGTGGAAGCGCCGTTGTCCTTGGCCTTGTCATCTTCCGCATCCTGGGAGGCCTTGGTAGGAGCCGCCTTTTCGGGAGGGGGCGCCGGCAAAGGCCGCGGAGGCGGGGGGGCGGGACGGGGTGGCGGCGAAATCTCCGGGGGCATTATCCCGGAAACAAAGGCCCGGTCCTGCAAACTGCGCACGATGGTCTCCAGGTTTTGCGCCGCTAGCCTCAACCGACGATTGTCCTTCACTATCTCGTTGAGCGCCTGGTCCTGTTGGTAAAGGAAATACCCCCCAACGCCCAGCGCGGAAACCGTCAACACCAAAAGCAATAAAGCCAGGTAGATCAGCCAGGGGCCCAGTCTCATGGCCCTCACCGGCGCGTTCTCCTCGACCAGGAGTAATTCGGTATTTCGCTTGGCCAACACAATGCCTTTTCCAGAGTTGAGGGCCTTAGGCCCTTATGCCGAGTTGATAATTATAGTTGGCACGAGGAGCGCCTCTCAAGGATCGGACGCCCGTTTTCGGTTATAAGACCAAATTTTAACCCCGGACCTGCGTGGGGCCAATATGGCCTCCGTGCGCTCCCGGACCCGCAAGAAGCATATCCCGCAGGTACTACAGGGTATAATTTTGGTGCCGCTGCCAAACAAATCGCCCGCGCGCCCGGTGGCAAAATGCATAACTAAAGGTACCCTCGCACGCTATCATAGACAAAATATCATTGCAACACCTTAGAACTACAGCTAAAAAACAGTAACGTCCTTTTCGTGGCCCATAGACGTCTTTTTGGCTTT contains:
- a CDS encoding polymer-forming cytoskeletal protein, with amino-acid sequence MPANQLTILAAGTVVRGNVYAQDTLVVEGGVQGCVVAHRVVVKNGGWIQGSLSCRSLSIEAGGMVDAQVQVVENGMLYKPTHDDNPSLPGGPNRILLTEN
- a CDS encoding flavodoxin family protein, yielding MPKVLIVYFSHGGNTRKMAEALAASIEQGGCEVSLKKVAEANLEDLRRADGVLLGAPCYFGSMANPMKTFIDESIPLFGKGELVGKAAGAFASTGGIGGGGELTILSMLHGLLIHGMVVQGLRKGGHFGPLAIGEPDQRVMDECAAYGAQFAELVNKLAV
- a CDS encoding cupin domain-containing protein gives rise to the protein MLHKKADQLGFFTAQDGCLLAEVLHPSNDPMAGEISLARACLPPGQSTTPHRLEFLEIYYVLRGRGVLHQDGQAQEVGPESCVYLPPGSRQWIENTGLDDLVFLCVCHPAWRAEGDHPA
- a CDS encoding amidohydrolase family protein, coding for MARIDDGLCLLAKGLAGAESYQGPPAVLVREGRVAALGQEALEQGAERVELPELWLSPAPLDAHVHLYLGPGPEEAMEAWRQAGVAAVRDLGHKPHRATPHDDGGPPLLRNACVGLGAEGEAAYWIAARLSGPQAFALAAREQIGRGAAVIKLFATGLLDFQHPGQVCHPQALTDEEIAAAVGEAHAAGLPVSVHASGETAVRQALDQGADGIEHGFFLGRDTLETMARKGVWWSPTLAPIQAHLDDPQGRHDAATLAALAEIVDRQAAQIKLGEELGVNLVMGSDAGSYNLPHGEALFQEMTSWLDAGVSPDTVFLASTRRAARVMGLAGELGEIAQGARAWLLGTPEDPRRDPLLWRRPLWRNF